A DNA window from Fragaria vesca subsp. vesca linkage group LG3, FraVesHawaii_1.0, whole genome shotgun sequence contains the following coding sequences:
- the LOC101313490 gene encoding uncharacterized protein LOC101313490 isoform 1, whose translation MVVLMALSRNALVATGLVVFASAGLAFPFYMASSKTPVIDPTKPLSPQATFRGPYMNTGSRDVGPDHQTYPKK comes from the exons ATGGTAGTCTTAATGGCCCTATCACGAAATGCTCTTGTCGCGACTGGCTTGGTAGTTTTTGCATCTGCGGGTTTGGCATTTCCTTTTTACATGGC GTCATCAAAAACACCCGTCATCGATCCAACAAAGCCACTGTCACCTCAGGCAACTTTTCGAGGGCCGTATATGAACACTGGTTCCCGTGACGTTGGACCTGATCATCAGACATACCCAAAGAAGTGA
- the LOC101313490 gene encoding uncharacterized protein LOC101313490 isoform 2, giving the protein MALSRNALVATGLVVFASAGLAFPFYMASSKTPVIDPTKPLSPQATFRGPYMNTGSRDVGPDHQTYPKK; this is encoded by the exons ATGGCCCTATCACGAAATGCTCTTGTCGCGACTGGCTTGGTAGTTTTTGCATCTGCGGGTTTGGCATTTCCTTTTTACATGGC GTCATCAAAAACACCCGTCATCGATCCAACAAAGCCACTGTCACCTCAGGCAACTTTTCGAGGGCCGTATATGAACACTGGTTCCCGTGACGTTGGACCTGATCATCAGACATACCCAAAGAAGTGA